Proteins encoded together in one Prevotella scopos JCM 17725 window:
- a CDS encoding glycosyltransferase family 2 protein gives MLSILLPVYNCNCVALVTELHRQCVECKVDFEIIVADDGSLSAPSVFNATSHRLVEANKTITTLPHVRYIIREKNVGRSAIRNFLVTQAKGDRLLFIDGDLSLDNPSFIRNYLQTDGDVVVGGIKIGGNPDQWKGNLRYRYECESEAINTIESRQSHPYQHLATNILVYLSVLGEQPYDEQINHYGYEDVLLGKRFQQQQVAVKHINNPVLFCDFEDNASYLAKTEEALRTLFAFRNELKGYSRLLDKADQIERLHLISLFSFAYKFLSSPIKNNLLGNKPSVFWFNVYKLLYYLHYTKNAI, from the coding sequence ATGTTGTCTATTCTTCTTCCTGTTTACAACTGTAATTGTGTAGCTTTGGTGACAGAGTTACATCGGCAGTGCGTGGAATGTAAGGTAGACTTTGAAATTATTGTGGCTGATGATGGCTCGTTATCGGCTCCTTCAGTGTTCAATGCTACGAGTCACCGCCTCGTAGAAGCCAACAAAACTATAACTACCCTCCCCCACGTTCGTTATATCATCAGGGAGAAGAATGTGGGACGTTCGGCTATCCGTAACTTCCTTGTGACGCAGGCAAAAGGTGACAGACTGCTCTTTATTGATGGCGATTTATCCTTGGATAATCCTTCTTTTATCCGTAACTATCTGCAGACAGATGGTGATGTTGTGGTGGGTGGAATCAAGATTGGTGGTAATCCCGACCAATGGAAAGGTAATCTTAGATATCGTTACGAATGCGAAAGCGAGGCTATTAATACCATTGAGAGTCGGCAAAGCCATCCTTATCAGCACTTGGCAACGAATATTCTTGTGTATCTCTCGGTCTTAGGGGAGCAACCTTACGATGAACAGATCAACCATTATGGTTATGAAGATGTACTTTTGGGCAAACGATTTCAGCAGCAACAGGTGGCAGTAAAGCATATAAACAATCCTGTACTCTTTTGTGATTTTGAGGATAACGCCAGTTATCTTGCCAAGACAGAAGAAGCTTTACGTACGCTCTTTGCGTTTAGGAACGAGCTGAAAGGCTATTCTCGATTACTCGATAAAGCGGACCAAATAGAGCGTTTACACCTAATTTCCCTCTTCTCATTCGCTTACAAGTTCCTTTCTTCACCTATAAAGAATAACCTCTTAGGCAATAAACCGAGCGTTTTTTGGTTTAATGTGTATAAGCTGTTGTATTATTTACATTACACAAAGAATGCTATATGA
- a CDS encoding non-canonical purine NTP diphosphatase produces the protein MKIVFATNNKHKLEEIKDILGKDFEIVSLAEIGCHEDIPETGATLEENARQKSTYVVEHYNQNCFADDTGLEVEALGGEPGVHSARYAEGTDHDSEANMRKLLTKLDGQTNRKACFRTVISLIIDGVEHQFEGKVDGTIAKEKHGTEGFGYDPIFIPEGYDKSFAQLGEEIKNQISHRARAVKKLAEYLERLKG, from the coding sequence ATGAAAATAGTATTTGCAACAAATAATAAACACAAGCTGGAGGAGATAAAAGATATCCTCGGAAAGGACTTTGAAATTGTCTCTCTGGCTGAAATAGGCTGTCATGAGGATATCCCTGAGACTGGAGCAACACTGGAAGAGAATGCACGTCAGAAATCTACTTACGTTGTTGAACACTACAATCAAAACTGCTTTGCGGATGATACAGGACTTGAGGTGGAAGCACTCGGTGGTGAACCTGGCGTACATTCAGCACGCTATGCAGAGGGGACTGACCACGATAGCGAGGCAAACATGCGTAAGCTGTTGACAAAGTTAGATGGTCAGACGAATCGTAAGGCTTGTTTCCGTACGGTAATCTCACTTATCATCGATGGTGTGGAACATCAGTTTGAGGGTAAAGTTGATGGCACAATCGCTAAGGAGAAGCATGGTACTGAAGGCTTCGGATATGATCCTATCTTCATTCCAGAAGGTTATGACAAGAGCTTTGCACAGCTGGGAGAGGAGATAAAGAATCAAATTTCACACCGTGCAAGGGCTGTGAAGAAGTTGGCGGAATACTTAGAAAGGCTGAAAGGATAA
- a CDS encoding Por secretion system protein codes for MTIKRYSLSLVLFFSLVATALAGGVGTWKNYLSYNNVQWVEEVGNKLYVLASNSLYTYNKNDQSIKTYDKVNGLNDTDIHFIAWNKTARRLVIIYADNNIDLLDDRGNVTNLPDYYLKTSMADKTIYGIDMSGVYCYLSTGFGLVKLNVAKTEITDSYNLSFPINYSYIEGNYIYAASQSNGLYRAALSDNLLDKNNWTNVGGYVERPRTVDATLLAQAKILSPGGPKRNTFIWTSFHNNRLYSTGGNYDPIAKNWENQGIVQVLQGDDWDFFEDNFSTRTGYPYIGTKAVAIDPRNSNHVYVGARTGLYEFMSGKMVAFYNKDNSILQGAMDRGRELGNDYVLVYGLAYDSEGNLWVLNNQTKKENLIRVSKDGQMTSFSKPELMKDGVGLSDMSQMRLDSHNLLWFCNDHWIQPGLFSYDPKNDKLNAYTRFINEDGTNVDIRAVHCWAEDLDQNIWMGTTAGPMLLQRSQMNEQENYRFVQVKVPRNDGTNLADYLLAGLDITAIGIDGGGRKWFGTKDNGVYLISADNMKQLQHFTASNSNLLSNNILSISLNEVTGEVFFATDQGLCSYMSDATKPIESPNDEITYAYPNPVKPGYTGLITIVGLAMNVDVKIVTTNGTLVAEGTSNGGSFVWDGKDKNGKRVASGVYMVQTADENGDNGTVCKVAVVN; via the coding sequence ATGACAATAAAAAGATATTCCCTATCGCTTGTTTTATTCTTTTCTCTGGTTGCTACTGCCCTTGCTGGAGGTGTAGGAACATGGAAAAACTATCTTTCTTACAACAACGTACAATGGGTTGAAGAAGTAGGTAACAAACTCTATGTGCTTGCTTCTAATAGTCTTTATACGTATAACAAAAATGACCAAAGTATAAAGACGTATGATAAGGTCAACGGATTGAATGACACTGATATCCACTTCATTGCTTGGAATAAGACGGCACGTAGGTTGGTTATCATCTATGCAGATAATAATATCGACCTGCTGGACGATAGAGGGAATGTGACAAACCTACCTGATTACTACCTGAAAACATCAATGGCAGACAAGACCATCTATGGTATAGATATGTCTGGTGTCTATTGTTATCTCTCAACTGGTTTCGGACTTGTCAAACTTAATGTTGCTAAAACGGAGATAACTGATAGTTATAATCTCTCTTTCCCTATTAATTACAGCTACATCGAAGGCAATTATATCTATGCTGCCAGTCAGAGTAACGGCTTGTATCGTGCTGCTTTGTCTGATAATCTTCTCGATAAAAACAACTGGACGAATGTCGGAGGATATGTTGAACGTCCACGTACAGTTGACGCTACCCTACTAGCACAGGCCAAAATACTCAGTCCCGGTGGCCCAAAGCGTAACACCTTTATATGGACTTCTTTCCATAACAATCGTCTTTATAGTACTGGCGGTAACTATGATCCCATTGCTAAAAACTGGGAGAATCAGGGCATTGTACAGGTGTTACAGGGTGATGATTGGGACTTCTTCGAAGACAACTTCTCTACTCGTACGGGTTATCCTTATATAGGAACAAAGGCGGTAGCAATAGACCCTCGCAATAGCAATCATGTGTATGTAGGAGCACGAACAGGACTCTATGAGTTTATGTCTGGTAAGATGGTTGCCTTTTATAACAAGGACAATAGCATCCTGCAAGGAGCTATGGACAGAGGCAGAGAACTGGGTAATGATTATGTACTTGTCTATGGATTGGCTTACGATAGTGAAGGTAATCTGTGGGTACTCAATAACCAAACGAAGAAAGAAAACCTTATTCGTGTGTCGAAAGATGGGCAGATGACATCCTTTAGTAAACCGGAATTGATGAAAGATGGGGTTGGACTCTCTGACATGTCACAGATGCGTTTAGATAGTCATAATCTCCTTTGGTTCTGTAATGACCACTGGATTCAGCCGGGACTCTTCTCTTATGACCCAAAGAATGATAAGCTGAATGCCTATACTCGTTTTATCAATGAGGATGGAACGAACGTTGATATTAGAGCTGTACATTGCTGGGCTGAAGATTTAGATCAGAATATCTGGATGGGAACGACGGCTGGCCCTATGCTTCTTCAGCGATCTCAGATGAACGAACAGGAGAACTATCGCTTTGTACAAGTTAAGGTTCCGCGTAACGATGGAACTAATCTTGCGGACTATCTTCTCGCTGGTCTTGATATCACTGCTATAGGCATTGATGGCGGAGGACGTAAGTGGTTTGGTACTAAAGACAATGGTGTCTATCTCATTAGTGCCGATAATATGAAACAGTTGCAGCACTTTACCGCTTCTAATAGTAATTTGTTGTCTAATAATATTCTGTCTATTTCTCTCAATGAAGTAACAGGTGAAGTGTTCTTTGCTACTGATCAGGGTCTCTGTTCATACATGAGTGATGCGACAAAGCCTATAGAGTCACCTAATGATGAGATCACCTACGCCTATCCAAACCCTGTCAAACCGGGTTATACGGGTCTTATCACGATTGTCGGATTGGCAATGAATGTTGATGTGAAGATTGTAACAACCAATGGAACTCTCGTTGCTGAAGGTACGAGTAATGGTGGTTCTTTCGTCTGGGATGGTAAAGATAAGAACGGCAAACGTGTTGCTTCAGGCGTTTATATGGTACAGACTGCCGATGAGAACGGCGACAATGGCACTGTTTGTAAGGTTGCAGTGGTTAATTAA
- a CDS encoding glycosyltransferase family 2 protein, with amino-acid sequence MEKENTPHLITVIIPVYNAEDTLRACVQSVLEQSYPEFELILVDDGSPDKSGVICDEYTSHDNVTIIHQQNKGRTAARYEGVKLAKSEWITFVDADDELEPYALSRFSERINNKTDIIFGNGQSLPIQENETIDIHTFRHLTVLAEGTIGVPWGSLFRKELLTPSVFDLPKELEMGEDYIYWLRMIFHTEQPVAIIKENLYHKGDEHTSHNYHWTAAYCHLLNSLRMKAIPGELQKEFLTDTITDRIANLFAVSLCEPRKKWIHHPFYTELRADMEKEGISFTTRQKLFLFLLNRRFRRLYTQLSKQIHRGG; translated from the coding sequence ATGGAAAAAGAAAACACCCCTCACTTGATTACTGTAATCATACCAGTTTATAACGCAGAAGACACACTTCGTGCATGTGTACAAAGTGTTTTAGAACAATCTTATCCAGAGTTTGAGTTGATTTTAGTGGACGATGGTAGCCCTGACAAAAGTGGCGTTATCTGCGATGAATACACCAGTCACGATAACGTTACCATCATTCACCAACAGAACAAAGGCAGAACAGCCGCCAGATACGAGGGTGTAAAGCTGGCAAAAAGCGAGTGGATAACTTTTGTTGACGCTGATGACGAACTGGAACCTTATGCACTTTCACGTTTTTCAGAACGTATTAACAACAAAACAGATATTATTTTTGGTAACGGACAGTCTCTACCTATTCAAGAAAACGAGACTATAGATATTCATACTTTCCGACATCTTACAGTGCTCGCAGAAGGTACGATTGGCGTTCCTTGGGGCAGTCTATTCAGAAAGGAGTTACTCACCCCGTCTGTTTTCGACCTACCAAAGGAGTTAGAGATGGGCGAAGACTATATCTATTGGCTGCGAATGATTTTCCATACTGAACAACCTGTTGCTATCATTAAGGAAAACCTCTACCATAAAGGGGATGAGCATACAAGCCATAACTACCATTGGACAGCTGCTTATTGCCATCTGCTCAACAGCTTACGTATGAAGGCTATACCTGGCGAACTGCAAAAGGAGTTCCTTACAGATACCATTACGGACCGAATAGCCAATCTCTTCGCAGTTTCTTTGTGTGAGCCTCGCAAGAAATGGATACACCATCCGTTTTATACTGAACTTCGAGCAGATATGGAAAAAGAAGGTATCTCATTCACAACTAGACAGAAGCTTTTTCTATTCCTACTTAATCGCAGGTTCCGCCGATTGTACACTCAGCTCTCAAAACAGATACATAGGGGAGGATAA
- a CDS encoding leucine--tRNA ligase: MEYNFIDIEKKWQQKWVENKTYKVVEDENKQKFYVLNMFPYPSGAGLHVGHPLGYIASDIYARYKRLKGFNVLNPMGYDAYGLPAEQYAIQTGQHPQLTTDTNIARYREQLDKIGFSFDWDREVRTCDPRYYHWTQWAFERMFESYYDYTQKKAMPIKDLVRHFEEEGTLNLNVAQSEELIFSARDWTSMDELEQQEKLMNYRIAYLGETMVNWCPGLGTVLANDEVVNGVSERGGYPVVQKLMKQWCLRVSAYSQRLLDGLETVNWSDSIKETQKNWIGRSEGTEVEFKYLTPTGEGQKEGKFTIFTTRADTMFGVSFMVLAPESELVSELTSEAQKAEVEEYLAYVKKRTELERMSDRKVTGVFSGSYGINPFTGEQIPIWISEYVLAGYGTGAIMAVPAHDSRDYAFAKHFNLPIIPLIEGADVSEESFDAKEGIVTNSPAAGKESMDDFSLNGLTVKEAIAKTKQFVTEKGIGRVKVNYRLRDAIFSRQRYWGEPFPVYYKQGMPYMIPEECLPLELPEIDKYEPTESGEPPLGRAKVWAWNEAERKVVEKSLVDDKTVFPLELNTMPGFAGSSAYYLRYMDPHNDEALVGKKADEYWQNVDLYVGGTEHATGHLIYSRFWNKFLFDIGTSCKEEPYEKLVNQGMIQGRSNFVYRINSDDHSKAPVFVSLGQKDKYDTTPIHVDVNIVHADVLDVEAFKAWRPEYNNAEFIFEDGTSLSDFINTQNSSPTTYKCGWAVEKMSKSMFNVVNPDVIVEQYGADTLRLYEMFLGPVEASKPWDTNGIDGCFRFLKKFWKLYQQDLTDDEPSKDSLKSVHKLIKKVTGDIEQFSYNTAVSAFMICVNELGQQKCANRELLKKMVIVIAPFAPHMAEELWEQLGGETKSVFDVEWPAWDESYLVENEVQLTVSFNGKARFQMTFPADATKEDIEKRALEDERSQHYIDGKTIVKIIVVPKKIINIVCK, from the coding sequence ATGGAATACAACTTCATAGACATTGAGAAGAAATGGCAACAGAAGTGGGTTGAGAATAAGACCTACAAAGTTGTTGAGGACGAGAACAAGCAGAAGTTCTATGTACTTAATATGTTCCCTTATCCATCAGGAGCTGGATTGCACGTCGGACATCCATTGGGTTACATTGCAAGTGACATCTATGCACGCTATAAGCGACTGAAGGGTTTCAACGTGTTGAACCCTATGGGATATGATGCTTACGGACTTCCTGCTGAGCAGTATGCCATTCAGACGGGTCAGCATCCACAGCTGACAACCGACACGAACATTGCTCGTTACCGTGAGCAGTTGGATAAGATAGGTTTCAGTTTCGACTGGGATCGTGAGGTACGCACCTGTGACCCACGTTATTATCACTGGACACAGTGGGCTTTCGAGCGTATGTTTGAGTCTTATTATGACTATACACAAAAGAAGGCAATGCCTATCAAGGACCTTGTTCGCCACTTTGAAGAAGAAGGAACATTGAACCTTAATGTCGCACAGAGCGAGGAACTGATTTTCTCAGCACGTGACTGGACAAGCATGGACGAGCTGGAACAGCAGGAGAAGTTGATGAACTATCGTATTGCTTACCTCGGTGAGACAATGGTAAACTGGTGTCCGGGACTTGGAACAGTGCTTGCCAATGACGAGGTTGTCAATGGTGTGAGCGAGCGTGGAGGCTATCCTGTCGTACAGAAGTTGATGAAGCAGTGGTGTCTTCGTGTGTCAGCCTATTCACAGCGATTGCTTGATGGATTGGAGACAGTCAACTGGTCTGACTCAATTAAGGAGACACAGAAGAACTGGATTGGTCGTTCTGAGGGTACAGAAGTTGAATTCAAATACCTTACACCAACTGGTGAGGGTCAGAAAGAGGGTAAGTTCACTATCTTTACCACGCGTGCTGATACGATGTTTGGTGTTAGCTTCATGGTATTGGCACCAGAGTCAGAACTCGTTTCAGAACTTACTTCAGAGGCTCAGAAGGCTGAAGTAGAGGAGTATTTGGCGTATGTAAAGAAGCGCACAGAGTTAGAGCGTATGTCAGACCGTAAGGTGACAGGTGTCTTCTCTGGCTCATACGGTATCAATCCATTCACTGGCGAGCAGATTCCTATTTGGATTTCAGAGTATGTTTTAGCTGGATATGGAACAGGAGCGATTATGGCTGTGCCTGCTCACGACAGTCGTGACTATGCCTTTGCAAAGCATTTCAACCTCCCTATCATCCCATTGATTGAGGGTGCTGATGTCTCTGAAGAGAGCTTTGATGCAAAGGAAGGAATCGTAACCAACTCTCCTGCTGCAGGAAAAGAGAGTATGGACGACTTCTCTCTCAATGGTCTTACGGTGAAGGAGGCTATTGCCAAGACCAAGCAGTTTGTTACTGAGAAGGGTATCGGTCGTGTGAAGGTGAACTATCGTTTGCGTGATGCTATCTTCTCACGCCAGCGTTACTGGGGTGAACCATTCCCAGTCTATTACAAGCAGGGGATGCCTTATATGATACCAGAGGAGTGTTTGCCACTTGAATTGCCTGAAATCGACAAGTATGAACCAACAGAAAGCGGCGAACCACCATTGGGTCGTGCAAAGGTTTGGGCTTGGAATGAGGCAGAACGTAAGGTTGTTGAGAAGTCATTGGTTGACGATAAGACTGTATTCCCATTGGAGTTGAATACGATGCCGGGCTTTGCTGGTAGCTCAGCATACTATCTTCGTTACATGGACCCACATAATGACGAGGCATTAGTGGGTAAGAAGGCTGATGAGTATTGGCAGAATGTAGATCTCTATGTAGGTGGTACAGAGCATGCAACAGGTCACTTGATTTACAGTCGTTTCTGGAATAAGTTCCTCTTCGATATTGGTACTAGCTGTAAAGAGGAGCCATACGAGAAGTTGGTGAACCAAGGAATGATTCAAGGACGCTCTAACTTCGTTTATCGTATTAACTCTGACGACCACTCAAAGGCACCAGTCTTTGTCAGTTTAGGGCAGAAAGACAAGTACGATACTACTCCTATCCATGTTGATGTGAACATTGTTCATGCTGATGTATTGGATGTTGAGGCTTTCAAAGCATGGCGTCCAGAGTATAACAATGCTGAATTCATCTTCGAAGATGGCACATCATTATCAGATTTCATCAACACCCAAAATTCATCACCCACCACCTACAAATGCGGTTGGGCGGTAGAGAAGATGTCTAAGTCAATGTTCAACGTTGTCAATCCAGATGTGATTGTTGAGCAGTATGGCGCAGACACCCTCCGTCTTTACGAAATGTTCCTCGGTCCTGTAGAGGCAAGTAAGCCTTGGGATACGAACGGTATCGATGGTTGTTTCCGTTTCTTGAAGAAGTTCTGGAAGCTTTATCAGCAGGATCTCACTGATGATGAGCCATCAAAGGACTCATTGAAGAGTGTTCATAAGCTTATCAAGAAGGTGACAGGCGATATTGAGCAGTTCTCTTACAACACAGCTGTTTCAGCGTTTATGATTTGTGTCAACGAACTTGGACAGCAGAAGTGTGCTAATCGTGAACTGTTGAAGAAGATGGTTATTGTCATCGCTCCATTCGCACCTCACATGGCAGAAGAGCTATGGGAGCAGTTGGGTGGCGAGACAAAGAGTGTCTTCGATGTTGAATGGCCAGCATGGGACGAGTCTTATCTCGTAGAGAATGAGGTGCAGCTGACTGTATCTTTCAATGGTAAGGCACGTTTCCAGATGACCTTCCCCGCTGATGCTACGAAGGAAGATATTGAGAAGCGTGCGTTGGAAGACGAACGCAGTCAGCATTATATCGACGGAAAGACAATCGTTAAGATTATCGTTGTGCCGAAGAAGATTATCAACATCGTTTGTAAATAA
- a CDS encoding Ig-like domain-containing protein — MKKIKQRYCQEVMGGKDDFPTKVSHCLSVFYHINVLPFFLFAFILLVLSSCAKMGQPDGGWYDETPPRVLGASPTERATDVNSKKVNIYFNEFIKLENASEKVVVSPPQLEAPEIKATGKRITVALQDKLQPNTTYTIDFSDAISDNNENNPLGNYTYSFSTGDHIDTLEVAGYVLEADNLEPVKGILVGLYSNLNDTAFQKQPMLRVSRTDSRGRFSIRGVAKGDYRIYALQDMDGNYMYNQKSEKLAFTPEVIMPSWKPDIRQDTLWIDSLHIKDIKQVPYTHFLPDDVVLNSFTPTQTDRYFLKSERKDPNHFTLFFSYGDADLPQITGLNFNAKDAFITEPSLNQDTIIYWLRDTALVNQDTLRMQMLYNMTDSAGKLGPKTDTLEILSKIPYAKRLKQKKEEYDKWKKKQDKAKERGKDFETEMPVTPLEVRYNVASQMDPDQNPTFELPTPLAKTDTSKIHLYEKIDSLWYRTKYKFGAEPGKPRSLKLVSTWDPGHEYSLEVDSAAFIDIYGKVSAKYKQGIRIPLMDEYSTLTMTLQNMEGKNCLLQLLNESDKPVKEVYAKNNQATFHYVKPGNYYLRLIVDDNDNGKWDTGDYATQRQPEAVYYYPKAIECKAKRDVQGTWNPRQLPLYKQKPAAITKQKADAQRKIKRRNAERARSLDIPLPDEFLNSGQ, encoded by the coding sequence ATGAAGAAGATAAAACAAAGATATTGCCAAGAAGTAATGGGTGGAAAGGATGACTTTCCAACTAAGGTCAGCCATTGCCTTTCGGTGTTTTACCATATAAATGTATTACCATTCTTCCTTTTTGCCTTCATACTTTTAGTCCTTTCTTCTTGTGCTAAGATGGGACAACCTGATGGTGGATGGTACGATGAGACGCCACCAAGAGTGTTAGGTGCCTCCCCTACTGAACGAGCAACCGACGTAAACAGTAAGAAGGTGAATATCTATTTCAACGAATTCATCAAGTTGGAGAACGCATCAGAGAAAGTAGTCGTCTCTCCCCCACAGCTTGAAGCCCCTGAAATTAAGGCTACAGGTAAACGCATCACCGTGGCTTTGCAAGACAAGTTACAGCCCAATACGACCTATACAATTGACTTCTCTGACGCCATCTCAGATAATAACGAGAACAATCCGTTAGGAAACTATACGTACAGCTTCTCTACAGGCGACCATATCGATACGCTTGAAGTGGCTGGTTATGTGTTAGAAGCTGATAATCTGGAACCTGTGAAAGGTATCCTCGTGGGGCTTTACAGCAATCTGAACGATACAGCTTTCCAGAAACAACCTATGCTTCGTGTCTCACGTACCGACAGTCGTGGTCGTTTCAGCATACGTGGTGTTGCCAAGGGCGACTATCGTATCTATGCTCTGCAGGACATGGATGGTAACTATATGTACAATCAGAAGAGTGAGAAGTTGGCTTTCACTCCCGAAGTCATTATGCCATCATGGAAACCAGACATTCGACAAGACACGCTCTGGATTGACTCCTTGCACATCAAAGACATCAAACAGGTTCCTTACACCCACTTCCTCCCCGATGATGTGGTGCTGAATTCCTTTACACCTACGCAAACAGACCGTTACTTCCTCAAGTCTGAACGTAAGGACCCTAACCATTTTACGCTCTTCTTTAGCTATGGTGATGCCGACCTTCCACAGATAACAGGACTCAATTTTAACGCTAAAGATGCCTTCATAACAGAGCCAAGTCTGAATCAAGATACCATCATCTATTGGCTTCGTGATACGGCCCTCGTCAATCAAGATACACTGCGAATGCAGATGCTTTATAACATGACGGACAGTGCGGGTAAACTCGGCCCTAAGACTGATACGTTAGAGATTCTCTCAAAGATACCATATGCGAAACGATTGAAGCAGAAGAAAGAAGAATACGACAAATGGAAAAAGAAGCAGGACAAGGCAAAAGAACGTGGAAAAGACTTTGAAACAGAGATGCCTGTCACGCCTTTGGAAGTTAGATATAATGTTGCCTCGCAAATGGATCCGGACCAGAATCCAACATTCGAACTCCCTACTCCACTTGCCAAGACTGATACCTCCAAGATTCATCTCTACGAAAAGATAGACTCCCTGTGGTATCGAACGAAGTATAAATTCGGTGCTGAACCCGGAAAGCCACGCTCGCTAAAACTCGTCAGCACATGGGATCCAGGACATGAATATAGTCTTGAGGTGGATTCTGCAGCCTTCATTGATATCTATGGGAAGGTCTCTGCGAAGTATAAACAGGGTATTCGCATTCCATTGATGGACGAATATAGTACGCTGACAATGACTTTACAAAATATGGAGGGCAAGAACTGCCTGCTACAGTTGCTTAACGAAAGCGACAAGCCAGTGAAAGAGGTGTATGCAAAGAATAACCAAGCAACCTTCCACTACGTAAAGCCTGGCAACTACTATCTGCGTCTTATCGTTGATGATAACGACAACGGCAAATGGGATACAGGCGATTATGCAACCCAGCGGCAGCCCGAAGCCGTTTATTACTACCCGAAAGCTATTGAGTGTAAGGCAAAGCGTGATGTGCAAGGAACGTGGAATCCACGTCAACTCCCACTCTACAAGCAGAAGCCAGCAGCCATAACAAAGCAGAAGGCTGATGCACAACGCAAGATAAAGAGACGTAACGCTGAACGCGCTCGCAGTCTTGATATCCCACTACCTGACGAATTTCTCAACTCGGGTCAGTAG
- a CDS encoding YitT family protein: protein MTIDQQLIRSEAKDYFFLTVGLIIYAAAFTIFLMPYEIVTGGVTGMSAVIYYATGFKIQNTYMIINISLLIVALKILGFKFLMKTIYAIFALYFLLIFAQDLMPRDAQGHFVKMLGEGQAFMSLIIGCSLTGTGLAIVFLNNGSTGGTDIIAACVNKYHDISLGQVLMGVDILIVGSCLFFPQFGDIMERLHKMVFGYCTMFIECFMLDHVMNMRRESVQFMIFSWKHEEIANAIVEETEHALTILDGHGWYTGNDMKVICLLAKRNESKTIFRIIKMVDPTAFVSQSSVIGVYGEGFDQIKIKAKRK, encoded by the coding sequence ATGACTATTGATCAACAACTTATTCGTTCTGAAGCCAAAGATTACTTTTTCCTGACCGTTGGCTTAATTATCTATGCTGCAGCCTTCACTATTTTCTTAATGCCTTACGAGATTGTAACGGGTGGAGTGACGGGTATGTCGGCTGTAATCTACTATGCTACGGGCTTTAAGATACAGAATACCTATATGATTATCAACATTTCGTTGTTGATAGTTGCTCTGAAAATCCTGGGCTTTAAGTTCTTAATGAAGACTATCTATGCCATCTTTGCACTTTATTTCCTGTTGATTTTTGCACAGGACTTAATGCCAAGAGATGCACAAGGACACTTTGTTAAGATGCTTGGTGAGGGACAAGCTTTTATGTCGTTGATTATTGGTTGTAGCCTTACGGGTACGGGATTGGCAATCGTCTTCCTTAATAATGGAAGTACGGGTGGTACGGATATCATTGCTGCCTGTGTCAATAAGTATCACGATATCTCGTTAGGACAGGTCTTAATGGGCGTTGACATCTTGATTGTGGGTAGTTGTTTGTTCTTCCCTCAATTTGGTGATATCATGGAACGCTTGCATAAGATGGTATTTGGTTACTGTACAATGTTCATCGAGTGTTTTATGTTAGATCATGTGATGAATATGCGTCGTGAGTCAGTTCAGTTCATGATCTTCTCTTGGAAACATGAGGAAATAGCCAATGCCATTGTTGAGGAGACCGAGCATGCGCTGACTATCCTTGATGGGCATGGTTGGTACACGGGCAATGATATGAAAGTTATCTGCTTGTTGGCAAAGCGTAACGAGAGTAAGACTATCTTCCGCATTATTAAGATGGTTGACCCAACAGCTTTCGTGAGTCAAAGTTCTGTTATTGGCGTCTATGGTGAAGGTTTCGATCAGATAAAGATTAAGGCTAAAAGGAAATGA